A genomic window from Algoriphagus sp. Y33 includes:
- a CDS encoding RagB/SusD family nutrient uptake outer membrane protein: MKLNRKYKEKACAERNTCENGKASSPIGKGKIRFLWILLVYVLGACQEYLDIVPDNVATIENAFKLRNEAEKYLFTCYSYLPLTGDAWYNVGMFAGDEIWLPQSAQTTWHAAFRIAQGQQNKDAPLFDEWGGARKGGANYRDEYKIFRGIRHCNIFLENVKDLNKVPDLPIEMRERWIGEVEFLLAYYHYYLFRMYGPIPIINENTPIDVPATKRMPVDECVQFISDLLSQAAEKLPSRIVDENSEFGRVNKSIALAVKAKLWVYAASPLFNGNSDYANFRDHEDDLLFNSDYDLSKWEKARDAAKEAIDEAEQSGHALYRYENDVLGLSSETKTQLNIRNAVTGRWSKEHVWALSGSSFINQNLCMPPMQRGSQVGRHLLSGLWGAPLKIARMFYTKNGIPIEEDKTLDFSDHFELRNGTEQERFYIEPNERTARLNFDREPRFYADLGFDGGIWYMKDGNATGSDVNTFFVRSKNSERAGYGDFVNWNETGYFVKKLVHWESTTQGSTEPVWKNYPWPEIRLADLYLLYAEALNEVEPGSSTAIAYLDKIRERAGLNGVVESWQTYSTNPGKYSTQGGLREIIHRERMIELAFEGQRFWDLRRWKKSLEELNKDITGMNIIGKSVEAYNNERVIYSQGFIGPRDYLWPIGNFDIRRNSNLVENPGW; this comes from the coding sequence ATGAAATTGAACCGAAAATATAAAGAGAAGGCATGTGCTGAAAGGAATACATGCGAAAACGGTAAAGCATCTAGTCCTATTGGAAAAGGTAAAATCCGTTTCCTATGGATATTACTGGTCTATGTATTAGGCGCATGCCAAGAATATCTGGACATTGTTCCTGACAATGTAGCGACAATTGAAAATGCCTTTAAGTTGCGAAATGAAGCTGAAAAATACCTGTTTACCTGTTACTCATATTTGCCTTTGACGGGCGATGCTTGGTATAATGTTGGGATGTTTGCAGGTGATGAAATATGGTTGCCCCAGTCGGCGCAGACTACTTGGCATGCAGCATTTAGGATAGCGCAGGGACAACAAAATAAAGATGCTCCTTTGTTTGATGAATGGGGCGGTGCTAGAAAGGGCGGTGCTAACTACCGGGATGAATATAAAATTTTCAGGGGTATCCGGCATTGCAATATATTCTTGGAAAATGTAAAGGATCTGAATAAAGTGCCTGATTTACCTATTGAGATGCGGGAAAGGTGGATAGGGGAGGTTGAGTTTTTACTGGCGTATTATCATTACTATTTATTCAGAATGTATGGGCCTATTCCGATTATCAATGAAAATACCCCAATAGACGTGCCTGCCACTAAAAGAATGCCTGTAGATGAGTGTGTGCAATTTATTTCAGACCTGTTAAGTCAAGCGGCGGAGAAATTACCAAGTAGGATAGTGGACGAAAATAGTGAATTTGGAAGAGTAAATAAGAGCATAGCCCTAGCAGTGAAAGCAAAATTATGGGTATATGCTGCAAGCCCATTGTTTAACGGCAATAGCGATTATGCCAATTTCAGAGACCACGAGGATGATCTTTTGTTCAATTCTGACTATGATCTGTCAAAATGGGAAAAAGCCAGAGATGCTGCTAAGGAAGCCATCGATGAGGCTGAGCAAAGTGGTCATGCACTTTATCGCTATGAAAATGATGTGTTGGGATTGAGTTCTGAAACTAAAACCCAACTAAACATCAGAAATGCAGTCACTGGCAGATGGTCCAAAGAGCATGTCTGGGCTCTTTCAGGAAGTTCATTCATCAATCAAAATCTATGTATGCCCCCGATGCAGAGGGGATCTCAGGTTGGCAGGCATCTATTAAGCGGACTTTGGGGAGCCCCTTTAAAAATAGCCAGGATGTTTTATACAAAGAATGGTATTCCTATCGAAGAAGACAAAACCCTCGACTTTTCTGATCATTTCGAACTGAGGAACGGGACAGAACAAGAGCGGTTTTATATTGAGCCAAACGAGCGGACTGCAAGACTCAATTTTGACCGTGAGCCTAGATTTTATGCAGATTTGGGTTTTGACGGCGGGATTTGGTACATGAAAGATGGAAACGCTACAGGCTCTGATGTCAATACTTTTTTTGTTCGGTCAAAGAACTCTGAAAGAGCAGGTTATGGAGACTTTGTGAACTGGAATGAGACGGGGTATTTTGTTAAGAAGCTTGTTCATTGGGAGTCGACCACTCAGGGTTCTACAGAGCCTGTTTGGAAGAATTACCCCTGGCCTGAAATTAGATTGGCAGATTTGTACCTCTTGTATGCAGAAGCTCTCAATGAAGTAGAGCCAGGGTCTTCTACCGCCATTGCCTATTTGGACAAGATCAGGGAAAGGGCAGGACTAAATGGAGTAGTTGAATCTTGGCAGACTTACTCTACCAATCCAGGTAAATATTCTACCCAAGGTGGTCTAAGAGAAATCATTCATAGGGAAAGGATGATCGAACTGGCTTTTGAAGGGCAGAGATTTTGGGATTTGAGAAGATGGAAAAAGTCCTTGGAGGAACTTAATAAGGATATTACCGGAATGAATATAATCGGTAAGTCTGTAGAGGCCTACAACAATGAGCGTGTTATTTATAGCCAAGGGTTTATTGGTCCCAGGGATTATTTATGGCCCATTGGGAATTTTGATATCCGAAGAAATAGCAACTTGGTAGAAAACCCGGGATGGTAA
- a CDS encoding DUF5000 domain-containing lipoprotein: MKIDIKILATAIFLVVLMISCDEAMESREPSGNDQSVPSAVSNVQVTNLPGKALFTYSVPEDKNLLFIKAEYQLPSGKSREVTASFYKDSLLVEGFIDTLEHEVKIYSVSRNNVESAPFVVTVKPLEAPVWKVFKSLEVQNTFGGFNVSANNPDEEEVSIYIMKRNAFNQFDVDNRMSVFTSEDDILAKIRGLDTLAYDFRIFVKDKWGNSTDTVAQVVEPIFETQLDPVGFRAFVLPGDAPQVPNGARLEYAWDNRLGWPWTSFTHQVNGGPEPHIITFDMGVEAKLSRLWIRAYPELNPQQFYFLTSLRKFEVWGSVSPNLSGALDESWTLLGSYEVEKPSGTSYGQDSALDREVASAGWDFEVDLDAPKIRYIRIRCLENWAGGTAQSINELRIYGDPR, from the coding sequence ATGAAAATAGATATAAAAATATTAGCGACAGCGATATTCCTAGTGGTACTGATGATTTCATGTGATGAAGCCATGGAGTCCAGAGAGCCTTCAGGCAATGACCAATCTGTACCAAGCGCAGTAAGCAATGTTCAGGTAACCAATCTACCGGGAAAGGCGCTTTTTACTTACAGTGTACCCGAAGATAAAAATTTACTGTTTATAAAAGCTGAATATCAGTTGCCCAGCGGAAAGAGCAGAGAGGTTACAGCATCTTTCTACAAAGACTCTCTACTGGTAGAGGGCTTTATAGATACGTTGGAGCATGAAGTTAAAATCTACTCGGTAAGTAGAAATAACGTGGAATCCGCCCCTTTTGTGGTAACTGTTAAGCCATTGGAGGCTCCAGTATGGAAAGTTTTTAAGAGTTTAGAAGTCCAAAATACTTTTGGGGGATTTAATGTCTCTGCCAATAACCCGGATGAAGAGGAGGTTTCTATATATATCATGAAACGGAATGCTTTCAATCAATTTGATGTGGATAACCGCATGAGTGTGTTCACATCTGAGGATGATATATTGGCCAAAATAAGAGGTTTGGACACCTTGGCGTATGATTTTAGAATCTTTGTAAAAGATAAGTGGGGAAATTCAACGGATACTGTTGCCCAAGTCGTAGAACCTATATTCGAAACACAGTTGGATCCTGTCGGGTTTAGAGCTTTTGTTCTACCTGGAGATGCTCCACAGGTTCCTAATGGAGCTAGATTGGAATATGCTTGGGATAATCGACTAGGCTGGCCCTGGACTAGTTTTACCCACCAGGTTAATGGGGGACCGGAGCCCCATATTATCACATTCGATATGGGGGTAGAAGCCAAACTTAGCCGATTATGGATCAGAGCATATCCCGAATTGAATCCCCAACAGTTTTACTTCCTCACGTCCTTAAGAAAATTTGAAGTTTGGGGTTCTGTAAGCCCAAATTTGAGTGGTGCTTTGGATGAGAGTTGGACCTTATTGGGTTCATATGAAGTTGAAAAACCCTCGGGAACATCTTATGGACAGGATAGTGCACTGGATAGAGAAGTAGCTTCTGCCGGTTGGGACTTTGAAGTGGATCTTGATGCTCCTAAAATCCGCTATATCAGAATCCGATGTCTGGAAAACTGGGCAGGCGGCACTGCACAAAGCATCAATGAACTTAGGATTTATGGAGATCCAAGGTGA